A genomic region of Catalinimonas niigatensis contains the following coding sequences:
- a CDS encoding hydroxypyruvate isomerase family protein, whose protein sequence is MNKQNRRNALKKMAGSAAMMPLAAFNFKTTEKTYAPLKGNIKHSVCKWCYRDIALDEFCAEVKKMGIQSVELLGPDDWPTLKKHGLDCAMASVLTDGFGIGKCFNRTENHAQLYDIYAKHIPLAAQAGLKQIITFSGNREGMDDETGMKNCAVGLKKIMPIAEKHNITIVMELLNSKVNHPDYMCDHTEWGVELCKMVGSENFKLLYDIYHMQIMEGDVIATIQKYHPYISHYHTGGVPGRAEIDETQELYYPAIVKAIVDTGFKGYIAQEFIPEQDPLASLQEGVQICDV, encoded by the coding sequence ATGAATAAACAGAATAGAAGAAACGCGCTCAAAAAGATGGCTGGAAGCGCGGCTATGATGCCACTGGCAGCTTTTAATTTTAAAACTACTGAAAAAACCTACGCTCCACTTAAAGGAAACATCAAACACTCGGTATGTAAGTGGTGCTATAGAGACATTGCTCTGGATGAGTTTTGTGCTGAAGTCAAAAAGATGGGTATCCAATCGGTAGAACTGCTGGGTCCCGATGACTGGCCTACCCTCAAAAAACATGGGCTGGACTGCGCGATGGCTTCCGTACTGACGGATGGTTTTGGCATTGGCAAATGCTTTAATCGTACCGAAAATCATGCTCAGCTTTATGATATCTATGCCAAACATATTCCGCTCGCTGCCCAAGCCGGTCTGAAACAGATCATTACTTTCTCCGGCAACCGGGAGGGCATGGATGACGAAACCGGCATGAAAAACTGTGCAGTAGGGCTGAAGAAAATCATGCCCATTGCTGAAAAACACAACATCACCATTGTGATGGAATTGCTTAACAGCAAAGTCAATCACCCTGACTATATGTGCGACCATACCGAATGGGGCGTTGAACTGTGCAAAATGGTGGGTTCGGAGAACTTCAAACTCCTGTATGACATTTACCATATGCAGATCATGGAAGGGGATGTGATTGCTACCATACAGAAATACCATCCTTATATCTCCCACTACCATACCGGAGGTGTACCGGGCAGAGCTGAAATTGATGAAACTCAGGAATTATATTATCCTGCCATTGTAAAAGCTATTGTCGATACAGGCTTCAAAGGCTATATCGCGCAGGAATTTATACCTGAGCAGGACCCGCTGGCCTCTCTACAGGAAGGTGTACAGATCTGCGATGTCTAA
- a CDS encoding SDR family NAD(P)-dependent oxidoreductase has protein sequence MNNTQKTLAWSIAGIAGIALARLLTHKHRSIEFDHKVTLITGGSRGLGLEMARILVKEGARVAICARDKDELKQAKKDLNELAATYGGNGVYTVVCDVTDPDQVKDMLKQIKKHFGAIEILINNAGVIQIAPAEEMEKKEYEEAMNLHFWAPYHLMEAVLPDMKKKGEGRIVNIASLAGKVVVPHLAPYTASKHALVGLSESLHAEMQKYNIYITTVCPGLMRTGSVRQMIHKGQHRKEHALAEIITSQPLTSMDAKSAAQSIVSACKNGETSLIMPLQAKLITAANGLFPGLVADMMGLVNRLLPGPGGIGKLRAKGYESLSEIVPSLLRNVNIKAAQRNNEYH, from the coding sequence ATGAATAACACCCAAAAAACACTTGCCTGGTCTATTGCTGGTATCGCTGGTATTGCCCTGGCCCGTTTGCTCACGCACAAACACCGCAGCATAGAGTTTGACCACAAAGTTACCTTGATCACTGGGGGCTCCCGCGGTTTGGGCCTGGAAATGGCTCGTATACTGGTCAAAGAGGGCGCCAGAGTAGCCATCTGCGCCCGCGATAAAGATGAACTGAAGCAAGCCAAAAAAGATTTGAACGAACTGGCTGCTACCTACGGAGGAAACGGGGTGTATACAGTAGTTTGTGATGTGACTGATCCTGACCAGGTAAAAGATATGCTCAAACAGATCAAAAAACACTTCGGAGCGATAGAGATTCTGATCAATAATGCAGGTGTGATACAGATTGCTCCGGCAGAAGAGATGGAGAAAAAGGAATATGAAGAAGCCATGAATCTCCATTTCTGGGCTCCTTATCACCTGATGGAAGCCGTATTGCCGGACATGAAAAAGAAAGGAGAAGGCAGGATTGTCAATATTGCTTCTCTGGCCGGTAAAGTGGTTGTGCCCCATCTGGCTCCTTATACAGCCAGTAAACATGCTTTAGTAGGTCTTTCAGAGAGCCTGCATGCAGAAATGCAGAAATACAACATTTACATTACCACCGTATGTCCCGGTCTGATGCGCACCGGTAGCGTGCGGCAAATGATTCATAAGGGGCAGCACAGAAAAGAGCATGCACTGGCTGAGATCATCACCTCCCAGCCGCTGACTTCTATGGATGCCAAAAGTGCAGCTCAATCTATTGTGTCCGCTTGTAAAAACGGGGAAACCTCTTTGATCATGCCTTTGCAAGCCAAGCTGATCACTGCGGCTAACGGACTTTTTCCGGGACTTGTAGCAGATATGATGGGCCTGGTCAATCGCCTGCTGCCGGGTCCGGGTGGGATAGGTAAGTTAAGAGCCAAAGGATATGAAAGTCTTTCTGAGATCGTTCCCTCTTTGCTGAGGAACGTCAATATCAAAGCTGCTCAGAGGAATAATGAATATCACTAA
- a CDS encoding alpha/beta fold hydrolase, translating to MPFITNKNAKELVDIYFEDYGNGQPVILIHGWPLSHKAWEGQVSAIVDAGFRCISYDRRGFGSSSAPWESYDYSALASDLHELITQLELDDCILCGFSMGGGEVVRYFTDYGADKIAKAALISSIIPLVKQKPDNPDGVPEEALKEIMQALRSNRVGFLEGFHKNFYNYDDNKDRMSAQHLHYDWSIAAHASPRATIKCAEAWGETDFRSELKNVAVPTLIVHGDADQIVPIDTAGKQAAEGIPNNQYEVIKGGPHGLNLTHRDQLNEILLAFLKK from the coding sequence ATGCCATTTATAACCAATAAAAACGCAAAAGAGCTTGTAGATATCTATTTTGAAGATTACGGAAATGGTCAACCCGTCATCCTCATTCATGGCTGGCCCCTAAGCCATAAAGCATGGGAAGGCCAGGTTTCCGCCATTGTGGACGCGGGCTTTCGCTGTATCTCTTATGATCGGAGAGGCTTTGGTTCCTCCTCCGCCCCCTGGGAGTCTTACGACTACTCCGCCTTAGCCAGTGATTTACACGAACTTATTACCCAACTAGAACTTGATGACTGCATCCTCTGCGGTTTCTCTATGGGAGGAGGAGAAGTGGTGAGGTATTTTACCGACTATGGAGCAGATAAAATAGCCAAAGCTGCTTTGATCAGTTCTATTATCCCACTGGTCAAGCAAAAACCGGATAATCCGGATGGTGTACCGGAAGAGGCGCTCAAAGAGATCATGCAGGCGCTCAGAAGTAACAGGGTAGGCTTTCTTGAAGGCTTCCACAAAAATTTCTACAATTATGATGACAATAAAGACAGAATGAGTGCACAGCACCTTCACTACGACTGGTCCATTGCTGCTCATGCTTCTCCTAGAGCAACGATCAAATGTGCCGAAGCTTGGGGAGAAACCGATTTCAGGTCAGAGCTGAAAAATGTGGCTGTTCCCACACTGATTGTTCATGGAGATGCCGATCAGATTGTTCCTATTGATACTGCCGGAAAACAGGCGGCTGAAGGCATACCCAATAATCAGTACGAAGTCATCAAGGGAGGCCCTCACGGACTGAATCTTACACATCGGGATCAGTTGAATGAAATTCTTCTCGCATTTCTCAAAAAATAA
- the smc gene encoding chromosome segregation protein SMC — protein sequence MQLTRLEIKGFKSFADKVIINFDKGITGVVGPNGCGKSNVVDSIRWVLGEQKTRMLRSDKMENIIFNGTKKRKATQMAEVSLTFDNTKNLIPTEYTQVTITRRYYRSGDSEYMLNGVTCRLKDITNLFMDTGIASNSYAIIELKMVDEILNDKENSRRNLFEEAAGISKFRIRKKETLRKLEDTDADLERVEDLLFEIEKNLKSLEKQAKQAEKYYKTKEEYKNLSVQLAKFTVSSQREKLQKLSQQLEIESDRKLSLNRQLTEKEARIEQLKTELVNKEKLLSSRQKTLNQHVEQIRNFESDKQVKNEKMRLLKDRQLQLTEQLERDRYNIDQIRDSLEDLRWQKSDAAEALEITEDKVAQLKEEYEEYKIKTNSLKEEVNQADRQLREKQDEVYQIKKALEIKQMQLSSSRQDLEKTSADTNAQQADLSRYDERAAEVEEEVQALRDELTQAEQEEQNLQERLESLAESIETEKETLARTNRTRDALQNEYSLTKSLVDNLEGFPDAIKYIKKNIEWAQNAPLLSDIISCSEEYRVSIENYLSQYMNYYVVQSRAEAMEAINLLSDASKGKANFFILDEFAHFKPAAVKSFPNAVASAEIVEYDPTYASLVQHVLSNAYIINENETIPEDKEASFITKDGRIVQHPFSLAGGSVGLFEGKRIGRAKNLEKLSEQLKELEQQVETQQQSIQEKQLQLSSLKQSSPKEKIARLQKEINQTSQEYVSVKTRKEQLTEMLNSSTQKREDTEDHIQELHEICAELEPQVAEKEQELLKLESTIKTLKERLADENEILSEKSATYNQENIQFYQQENRVSSISQEINFKEEAYQSSESNIAKNQQALKESEASIKQLLDSSDVSEDELLHMYEEKEQIEIGVNEAEKEYYSVRGEIDKSEKETREIRNQRENSDSLVLEIQNQVNSTKLELSGVKERLSIEFEMDLDELMKEQQAENERPEIDPDELRDRLSKTKERLQRIGPINPMAMEAYEEIKQRYDFISSEKQDLVQAKESLMTTIDEIDTVARATFMEAYEKIKENFVKVFRSLFTEEDDCDLKLTNPDDPLESSIDIIARPKGKRPLTINQLSGGEKTLTATSLLFAIYLLKPAPFCIFDEVDAPLDDANIDKFNNIIKTFSKDSQFIIVTHNKRTMASTDVIYGVTMIEQGVSKVVPVDLREFELEPE from the coding sequence ATGCAGTTAACAAGACTTGAGATCAAAGGCTTTAAGAGTTTCGCAGACAAAGTAATCATTAACTTTGACAAGGGAATTACCGGAGTGGTTGGCCCCAATGGCTGTGGTAAGTCTAATGTAGTGGACTCCATTCGTTGGGTGCTGGGTGAGCAAAAAACCCGCATGCTTCGCTCTGATAAGATGGAAAACATTATCTTTAACGGTACCAAGAAGCGTAAGGCTACCCAGATGGCTGAAGTTTCCCTGACCTTTGACAATACCAAAAATCTTATTCCCACCGAATATACCCAGGTGACAATCACCCGGCGTTATTATCGTTCCGGCGACAGTGAATACATGCTCAACGGCGTCACCTGCCGTCTGAAGGATATCACAAACCTCTTCATGGATACCGGTATCGCTTCCAACAGCTACGCCATCATTGAGTTGAAAATGGTAGATGAGATCCTGAATGATAAAGAAAACTCCCGCCGTAATCTTTTTGAAGAAGCTGCTGGTATCAGTAAATTTCGTATCCGTAAGAAAGAAACCCTCCGCAAACTAGAGGATACCGATGCCGACCTGGAAAGGGTGGAAGACCTGCTCTTTGAGATTGAGAAAAACCTGAAGTCGCTGGAGAAACAGGCCAAACAGGCAGAAAAGTATTACAAAACCAAAGAGGAATATAAGAACCTGAGCGTACAGCTCGCCAAATTTACCGTAAGCTCACAGCGTGAGAAGTTGCAAAAACTTAGCCAGCAACTGGAAATCGAAAGCGACCGTAAACTCAGCCTCAATCGCCAGCTTACAGAAAAAGAAGCACGCATAGAACAGCTTAAAACAGAGCTGGTGAACAAAGAAAAGCTTTTATCCTCCCGCCAGAAAACCCTCAACCAGCATGTAGAGCAGATCCGCAACTTTGAGAGTGATAAGCAGGTAAAGAACGAAAAGATGCGCTTGCTCAAAGACCGTCAGCTACAATTGACTGAGCAGTTGGAACGGGATCGCTACAACATCGACCAGATCCGGGATAGTCTGGAAGATCTGCGCTGGCAAAAATCTGATGCAGCAGAAGCACTGGAAATCACCGAGGATAAAGTAGCACAGCTCAAGGAAGAATACGAAGAATATAAAATTAAAACCAATAGCCTGAAAGAAGAAGTCAACCAGGCAGATCGTCAGCTGCGGGAGAAGCAGGACGAGGTATACCAGATCAAAAAAGCCCTGGAGATCAAGCAGATGCAGCTCAGCTCCTCCCGTCAGGACCTGGAAAAAACTTCTGCCGATACCAATGCGCAGCAGGCAGACCTGAGCCGCTATGATGAGCGTGCTGCCGAAGTAGAAGAGGAAGTGCAGGCGCTCAGAGATGAACTTACCCAGGCGGAACAGGAAGAGCAAAATCTTCAAGAGCGTCTGGAATCTCTGGCAGAAAGTATAGAGACCGAAAAGGAAACCCTTGCCAGAACCAACCGTACCCGGGATGCCCTGCAAAACGAATACAGCCTCACCAAATCTTTGGTAGATAACCTGGAGGGCTTTCCGGACGCGATCAAGTATATCAAAAAGAATATTGAGTGGGCCCAAAATGCTCCTCTCCTTTCAGATATCATCAGCTGCAGCGAAGAGTACCGGGTGAGCATAGAAAACTACCTCAGCCAGTACATGAACTACTATGTAGTACAAAGCCGGGCTGAAGCCATGGAGGCCATCAACTTACTGAGCGATGCATCCAAAGGCAAAGCTAATTTCTTCATCCTGGATGAGTTTGCCCATTTCAAACCGGCTGCCGTTAAGTCTTTCCCTAATGCAGTGGCATCTGCGGAGATTGTGGAATATGATCCGACGTATGCTTCACTGGTACAGCATGTACTGAGTAATGCTTACATTATCAATGAGAATGAAACTATTCCCGAGGACAAGGAAGCTTCTTTTATTACCAAAGACGGGCGTATCGTGCAGCATCCTTTCAGCCTTGCCGGAGGCTCAGTTGGTTTATTTGAAGGAAAGCGTATTGGTCGTGCCAAAAACCTGGAAAAGCTAAGTGAACAACTCAAAGAACTGGAGCAGCAGGTAGAGACCCAGCAGCAGAGCATTCAGGAAAAGCAATTGCAGCTTTCCAGTCTGAAACAAAGCTCTCCCAAAGAAAAGATTGCCCGCCTGCAAAAGGAGATCAACCAGACCAGCCAGGAATATGTATCAGTCAAAACCAGAAAAGAACAGCTGACAGAGATGCTAAACAGCAGCACCCAAAAACGTGAAGATACTGAAGATCATATACAGGAACTTCATGAAATTTGTGCTGAACTGGAACCTCAGGTAGCGGAGAAAGAGCAGGAACTTCTTAAGCTTGAAAGTACCATCAAAACACTGAAAGAACGGTTAGCAGATGAGAATGAGATTTTAAGCGAGAAATCCGCTACTTACAATCAGGAGAACATACAGTTCTATCAGCAGGAAAACCGGGTGAGCAGCATCTCTCAGGAGATCAACTTCAAAGAAGAAGCTTATCAGAGCAGTGAAAGCAACATTGCCAAAAACCAGCAGGCACTCAAAGAAAGTGAGGCCAGCATCAAACAACTGCTGGACAGTAGCGACGTGAGTGAAGACGAACTGCTGCACATGTACGAAGAGAAAGAACAGATTGAGATAGGCGTCAACGAGGCCGAGAAAGAGTACTATTCTGTACGAGGTGAAATTGACAAGAGTGAAAAAGAAACCCGAGAAATACGTAACCAACGGGAAAACAGCGACTCCCTGGTGTTGGAAATCCAGAATCAGGTCAACAGCACCAAGCTGGAACTGAGCGGAGTGAAAGAAAGACTTTCAATAGAATTTGAGATGGATCTGGATGAGTTGATGAAGGAACAGCAGGCAGAAAATGAAAGACCTGAAATAGATCCGGATGAGCTACGCGACAGGCTCAGTAAAACCAAAGAACGGCTGCAACGCATCGGACCCATCAACCCTATGGCAATGGAAGCTTATGAGGAGATTAAGCAACGCTATGACTTTATCAGCAGTGAAAAACAGGATCTGGTACAAGCCAAAGAATCGCTGATGACCACCATAGATGAGATTGATACAGTAGCCCGTGCTACTTTTATGGAAGCTTATGAAAAGATTAAGGAGAATTTTGTCAAAGTATTTCGTTCACTTTTCACTGAAGAAGACGACTGCGATCTCAAGCTAACCAATCCTGACGATCCTCTGGAATCCAGCATTGACATCATCGCACGTCCTAAAGGAAAGCGTCCGCTGACCATCAACCAGCTTTCAGGGGGAGAGAAAACGCTTACCGCTACTTCTTTGTTGTTTGCCATCTACCTGCTTAAGCCCGCGCCTTTCTGTATCTTTGATGAGGTAGATGCGCCGCTGGATGATGCCAACATTGATAAGTTCAACAACATCATCAAGACCTTCAGCAAAGACTCTCAGTTTATCATCGTGACGCATAACAAGCGCACCATGGCCAGCACCGATGTCATCTATGGAGTAACCATGATTGAGCAGGGCGTTTCCAAAGTAGTACCGGTAGATCTGCGGGAATTTGAGCTTGAGCCTGAGTAA
- a CDS encoding dihydrolipoyllysine-residue succinyltransferase component of 2-oxoglutarate dehydrogenase complex gives MDELIQIALFVLFALFSLGSNLLNKRKKQQAETRKNTEQTEEDTLRPSRRREVSPPDAPEERERQPLSFEDILRELTGESPRAQKQEKQEEIEDDYEHPFSPNKPKQAVEKVQQKAEQKSESFGKSVERAKEAKRITDKISIDDKPLETKLVVETRKSRKNKQLARNIAASLKDGQGARKAIILSEIINRKHF, from the coding sequence ATGGATGAATTAATACAAATTGCGCTCTTTGTTCTCTTTGCTCTCTTCTCCTTAGGTTCTAATCTGCTGAACAAACGCAAGAAGCAGCAGGCAGAAACCCGGAAGAATACAGAACAAACAGAAGAGGATACGCTACGCCCTTCGCGCAGAAGAGAAGTTAGCCCACCGGATGCACCTGAAGAACGAGAGCGTCAACCCTTATCCTTTGAAGATATACTACGTGAACTCACCGGCGAAAGCCCCCGGGCGCAAAAGCAGGAAAAGCAAGAGGAAATAGAAGATGACTATGAACACCCCTTCTCACCCAATAAGCCAAAGCAGGCAGTAGAGAAAGTTCAGCAGAAGGCAGAGCAGAAATCCGAGTCTTTTGGAAAATCTGTAGAGCGGGCAAAGGAAGCTAAACGCATTACGGATAAGATTAGCATAGATGATAAGCCCCTAGAAACAAAGCTGGTGGTGGAAACGAGAAAAAGCAGGAAAAACAAGCAACTTGCCCGCAATATCGCAGCTAGCCTCAAAGATGGGCAAGGTGCGCGGAAAGCTATTATCCTTAGCGAGATCATCAACAGAAAGCATTTTTGA
- a CDS encoding CPXCG motif-containing cysteine-rich protein: protein MCPYCLSQISMLLDTSISKQAYVEDCEVCCNPIRLSFTVDAAEGAVTSFEAQTAD from the coding sequence ATGTGTCCCTACTGTTTATCTCAGATTTCCATGTTATTGGACACATCCATTTCTAAACAGGCATATGTAGAAGACTGCGAAGTATGCTGCAATCCGATTCGGCTAAGCTTTACTGTTGATGCGGCAGAGGGTGCCGTAACGAGTTTTGAAGCGCAAACTGCCGATTAA
- a CDS encoding potassium channel family protein: MASKRQKNVFIILATLAAYILITYLLYITESREENSNINNLPDAFWYTIVTLTTVGYGDYYPVSLLGRILGLVFILGSVTIIGYLISQLTNQYSAYLEKKRLGLLGTNFEQHIIIIGWDKFGKQVADEVVGSGKQVAIITNNKNEIDLIHEAYSNKEVFVLYTDYSNLEAFAKANIESAATVFINFEDDTEVLIYLLNLKKRYPDLNYVVSLNNPSLKETFASAGVRYVVSKMEMASRLVASYTFEPDVALIAESIMTTALEGEEYDLLEFYVNERNPYVGKDYLDSYIDLKVEHNCVLVGINKRSNGKRVLMKNPSKGTLIETDDYLVMICSGEAKQKIKKLFGTTEGRVLERGNTDEVK, encoded by the coding sequence TTGGCATCTAAAAGACAAAAAAACGTATTTATCATTCTGGCGACTCTGGCTGCCTACATCCTGATCACTTATCTCCTTTATATTACAGAAAGCAGAGAGGAAAACAGTAATATCAACAATTTGCCTGATGCTTTCTGGTATACCATCGTTACCCTGACCACTGTGGGCTACGGGGATTATTATCCGGTATCCTTATTGGGTAGAATTTTGGGTCTGGTATTTATATTAGGAAGTGTAACCATCATCGGTTATCTTATCAGCCAGCTTACCAATCAATATTCAGCCTATTTAGAGAAAAAACGATTAGGACTTTTGGGAACAAATTTTGAACAACACATTATCATTATTGGCTGGGACAAATTCGGCAAACAGGTAGCAGATGAAGTCGTAGGTTCCGGTAAGCAAGTAGCCATTATCACCAACAACAAAAACGAAATAGACCTAATCCATGAAGCCTATTCCAACAAAGAGGTATTTGTACTTTATACAGATTATAGCAATCTGGAAGCTTTTGCCAAGGCCAATATAGAGAGTGCAGCCACCGTATTTATTAATTTTGAGGATGATACAGAAGTATTAATTTATCTGCTCAACCTCAAGAAAAGGTATCCCGATCTTAATTATGTTGTTTCGCTAAATAATCCCAGTCTAAAGGAAACCTTTGCTTCTGCCGGAGTGCGGTATGTGGTTTCTAAAATGGAAATGGCTTCACGATTGGTAGCCAGCTATACCTTTGAGCCGGATGTAGCGCTGATTGCAGAATCTATCATGACCACCGCTCTGGAAGGGGAGGAGTATGATCTGCTGGAATTTTATGTCAATGAGCGGAACCCCTATGTGGGCAAAGACTACCTGGATTCTTATATTGATTTGAAAGTAGAGCATAATTGTGTATTGGTGGGGATCAATAAGCGCAGCAATGGCAAGCGGGTGTTAATGAAAAACCCTTCTAAGGGGACACTTATAGAAACAGATGATTATCTGGTGATGATTTGTAGCGGTGAGGCCAAACAAAAAATTAAAAAGCTATTCGGAACTACAGAAGGTCGGGTCCTTGAAAGGGGCAATACCGATGAGGTGAAGTAA
- a CDS encoding M56 family metallopeptidase, with translation MNHLLIYVLESSICLGVFYLFYVMVLHDQPSHQYNRFYLLATSCLSFILPLLKVPILLGEGVGNMAGTYQNYILLDPTVLSDAKSMDWTSLITWQNVLLLLYVSGVLLSLTLFLKQSTRLVRAVKKNRVTSRKDYRLVYTQGELPTSSCFSYLFWDNTQQLTSKEAEQIIAHEEAHIRQKHSYDVFYMAILKIFFWFHPLVYLYEKALIDVHEFAADASALRQQHPGSYAKLLTRKLFDGLQLSLVNHFYKSRTLKRIKMMHLTNQKTPRYKLLLAIPLFLALFFTFSCEPEEDISKLDELKSQYDQATTAEERMQLSDADEVYMVVENQPEPEGGIKEFYQYIAQNMKYPLQARQMGIEGKVFVQFVVDEYGEITEVQSIKGIGAGCDAEAVRVLESAPAWNPGTQKGKAVKVRMVMPITFSLEGGNKVEEKKVEGLSKLENDKNNLEEIVAVGYKP, from the coding sequence ATGAATCATCTGCTTATCTATGTACTCGAGAGTAGCATATGCCTGGGGGTTTTCTATCTCTTTTATGTAATGGTACTGCATGACCAGCCCAGCCATCAGTACAACCGCTTTTATCTGCTGGCTACCTCATGTCTATCATTCATCCTTCCTCTGCTGAAAGTTCCTATTTTACTGGGTGAAGGCGTGGGCAATATGGCAGGCACTTACCAGAATTATATACTGCTGGACCCCACAGTTTTGAGCGACGCTAAGTCCATGGATTGGACTAGCCTGATTACCTGGCAAAATGTACTGCTTTTACTCTACGTATCAGGCGTATTGCTCAGCCTGACACTTTTCCTGAAGCAGAGTACCCGGCTGGTCAGGGCAGTAAAGAAAAACAGAGTCACTTCCAGAAAGGATTACCGGCTGGTCTATACCCAGGGTGAACTGCCTACTTCTTCCTGCTTCAGCTACCTTTTCTGGGACAATACCCAACAGTTGACCAGCAAAGAAGCCGAGCAGATCATCGCCCACGAAGAGGCGCACATACGGCAAAAGCATAGCTATGATGTGTTTTATATGGCGATACTTAAGATATTTTTCTGGTTTCATCCGCTGGTTTATCTCTATGAAAAGGCGCTGATAGATGTACATGAATTTGCTGCCGATGCCAGTGCACTCAGGCAGCAACATCCCGGAAGTTATGCCAAGCTCCTCACTCGCAAGTTGTTTGACGGACTACAATTGTCACTAGTGAACCATTTTTATAAATCAAGAACCTTAAAAAGAATCAAAATGATGCATTTGACCAATCAAAAAACACCACGCTATAAGTTACTGCTAGCCATACCTTTGTTCCTGGCCCTATTCTTTACCTTCTCCTGCGAACCAGAAGAAGATATAAGTAAGCTCGACGAGTTGAAGTCGCAATATGATCAGGCTACAACTGCCGAGGAGAGGATGCAACTCTCTGATGCTGATGAAGTATATATGGTGGTAGAAAACCAACCTGAACCAGAGGGTGGCATAAAAGAATTCTACCAATACATTGCTCAAAATATGAAATATCCTCTTCAGGCACGCCAAATGGGTATAGAAGGAAAAGTTTTTGTGCAGTTTGTGGTGGATGAATATGGAGAAATCACCGAGGTTCAATCCATTAAAGGCATAGGTGCAGGCTGCGATGCTGAAGCCGTTCGTGTACTGGAATCAGCACCTGCCTGGAATCCTGGTACGCAAAAAGGAAAAGCGGTAAAAGTACGCATGGTTATGCCTATTACTTTCAGCTTGGAGGGAGGGAATAAAGTTGAGGAGAAAAAGGTAGAAGGACTGAGCAAACTGGAAAATGACAAAAATAATCTGGAAGAAATTGTGGCGGTAGGATACAAACCGTAA
- a CDS encoding BlaI/MecI/CopY family transcriptional regulator, with amino-acid sequence MKELTKAEEQVMQLLWQIQKGFVKDILEEMPEPKPAYNTVSTIVRILEKKGFVAYTAYGKTHEYYPLISKKEYSNYFLKNFVGSYFGGSFHKLVSFFARENDMDIHEFEEMMKYVERDIKEDNNQSSEEK; translated from the coding sequence TGACCAAGGCAGAAGAACAGGTGATGCAGCTTTTATGGCAGATCCAAAAGGGATTTGTCAAAGATATACTGGAAGAAATGCCTGAGCCCAAGCCTGCCTATAATACAGTTTCAACCATTGTCCGTATTCTGGAAAAGAAAGGTTTCGTGGCCTACACAGCCTATGGAAAAACGCACGAGTATTATCCTTTGATCAGTAAAAAGGAGTACAGTAATTACTTTCTCAAAAACTTTGTGGGTAGCTACTTTGGTGGCTCTTTCCATAAGCTGGTTTCTTTTTTTGCCCGCGAAAATGATATGGATATCCACGAATTTGAGGAAATGATGAAGTACGTGGAGCGGGATATCAAAGAAGACAACAATCAAAGTTCGGAAGAAAAGTAA